From the Deltaproteobacteria bacterium genome, the window GATGCGCTAGATCTCAAGATACGGTTTGGCAATGTTAAGTGAAAAAGAAATACTAGAGCTGCGAGAAATGGCCGGTTCGACGGCTCTACGCGAGGAATTTCGTATTGTGCGGCGCAACTCGCAGCGGTTGGAGCAGCGGCTGACCGTCGATCAATTGCTCGCTTGGTTGAGTGCGATGGCGCGGCTGCTGCCGACACCGAAGGAACCGCGCCGATTTATCGAGTACAAGAACGTAAGATTTTAGACGAGGAGAGTTTCATGAAGTGTCATCGACAAGGTATCGCATTCTGGGTGTTGCTCAGTCTTCTTGGTTGGTCGGTATCCGCCCGCGCCCAAGCCGATTTCTACAAAGGCAAAACCATCACGGTGATCGCCGGCACGACCGCCGGCGCGCTTTACGATCAGTGGTCGCGCTTGTTGGCGCAGCATATGGGAAAACATATTCCCGGCAAGCCCGACATGATGGTGCAGAACATGCCGGGGGCGGGGCATATGATCGCGGCCAATTATGTTTACGGTAAGAGCAAGCCGGACGGTTTGACGCTGATCGGCTCGATCGTGCCGACGCTCTATTTCGATCAGTTGGTCGGCCGCAAGGAGGCGCAATTCGATTGGGCGAAGTTCGCGTGGATCGGCTCGCCGGTGCAAGGCGAATCGCAGATGTACATGCGCGCCGACACTTCCTATAAAACCATCGAAGACGTGCGCAACGCTAAGGAGCCGCCGCGCTGCGGCGCGCAGGGGACCTCGGACTCGGCTTACTATCTGCCCAAGCTGTTCGAAGAATTGCTCGGCGCCAAGTTCAATCTCGTGCAAGGTTATCCCGGCGGGCCCGAGATCGATCTAGCGGTGGAGCGCGGCGAGATTCATTGCCGTTCGTTTACCATCGAAGCGTTCTTATCGCGCGAGCCCTATCACACTTGGCGCAAGAAGGGCTTCGTGCGCAACATCATTCAGACCGGCAAGCAGCGCGATCGCAAACTGCCGGACACGCCGACCGTCTATGAGCTCATGGATAAGTATAAAACTCCGGAGGTGTCGCGCCGGCTGGCGAACGTGATGTTGGCGTCGGGCGCGTTGGGCCGGCCGATGCTCGGCTCGCCGGGGATTCCCGCCGAGCGCGTGAAAATGTTGCGCGAAGCATTTAACAGAACCATGGAAGATAAAGAATTCCTCGCCGACATCGATAAGCGCAACTTCGATCTCGACCCGGTGACCGGCGAAGAGCTGGAAAAGATCGTCCGAGAAGTCATGAACCAGCCGCCCGATGTCATCGCGCGGATGAAAAAATTGTTGGGTGAGTAGGGGCAGAGGGATTGGAGAGATGGAGTAGTGGAGTGCTGGGTTTCCGATCCCAACACTCCACTACTCCATCTCTCCATTACTCCAACTTCCCCTACCGGTATAGCCCGTCGATGTAGCCTGACTTGTCCAGCTCTTCTAGAAAACTTATGTCGATGAATTCTCTTGGGTTTGCCGTCTTCGCCACGGGGATGCGGTCGCTCACATCTTTGAAGATCGTTTTGAACGCTTCGAGATTCGGATAGGGTTTCTGTTTCACGGTTTCGCGCAGGGTCTGATAGGCGTCTTCCAGCTGCTTCTCGTCTTTAGTTTTTCGATACTTCACGAACGCGCGCTTGGTCACTTCGGGATTGGTTCTGACCAGGTGAATCGCTTCAACGTAGCTTTTCACCATGCGCCGAACCAGATCGCGATTCTTGGCGATATAACGCTGGGTGGCGACCAAGCCGGTGCCTTGGTAGAAAATATTCAACTCGGCCATGTTGAGAATAATTTTCATGCCGGCCAACTGCGGCGCGAGATGATCCGGCGGTGAGAAACTCGATGCGTCCGCCGAATTGCCCACCATGGCGATGATGCGCGCAAAAGTGTCGCCGATTTGTAAAAACGTCACGTCCTTATCGATCAAACCGAAGCGCGGCAGGATGTTGAGCACGCGCATATGCGACGCCGCCCCGAAGCGCGAGATCGCGATGCGCTTGCCCTTCAAATCTTCGGGCTTATTGATGCCGGGCCGCACGACCAAGCGGTCGTCGAGTAGTTCTTGCACGCTCACCAGCATCACCGGATCGCCGCCTTGCAAGCGGAGCGGCGACATCAGCGCGCCGGTCATCTGGCCGAACTGGATTTCCCCCGCCATCAACGACGGCGCCGAGATGTTGCCGGGCATGTAGATAATTTCTAAATCGAGATTGTTTTTCTTGAACAGCCCGCCGGTGTCGCCGAGCCAGAGTAGGCCATGCTGCGGGCCTGGCGAGGTGTAGCCGATTGTCAATCGATCCGCAGTCGCGCTTTGTCCATCGCCCGGCGTGAGAAATACCATCGCGGCGGCGCAGAGGCCGGGCCGGCAAATTAAGCGATCGAACGTATCGATGACGGTCACGTGAAACCATTGCCAAAGCTTTGCGATCATCTGGTTCCTCCTTGGGATCATTGACGATTCAGGCGAGTCACCGACCAGCGTCCCACGGCGGTGAGGAGAGCCAGCGCGGCGATCAAGAGCACGCCCAATGCCGCGCTTTGACCGGCGCTGCCGTCGTCCCACATGCGCCACATCAGCAGCGATATCACATTGCTGTCCCGGCTTGCCAACATCAGCGGCAGGGAGAAGGCGCGCAGCGCGTGAGACGCGATCCAAATCCAGCCGCTGACAAATGACGGCAAGAGCAGCGGCAAAATAATCCGCCGCAAGATCGTCAACCAGCTCGATCCGGCGACCTGGGCCGCCTCTTCAAGCTCCGGGTGAAGCTGGACCAGCGCGCCGTTCATGGTCCGGCTGCCGAACGGAATATAACTGACGGTCAGCGCCATGATCATCAGCGAAAGCGTGCCGTGAAGATTCAAGTAACCGAGCGGCGGTTGGACGAAGAGGAAAATAAACGCGATGCCGATGACCACGCCGGGCAGCGCGTGGGGGAGAAAAAGCACGGCGTCGAAGATCGCCACGCATTTGCCGCGGTTGCGCACGATGACCCAGCTAGCGGCGAGCGCCAGGAGCATGGTGAGAGTGGCCGCGCCGAAGCTGAGCCCGATAGTGTTGAGGGTCACCGTGCCGAGATCGCGGCTGCCCAGCACGGCGCGGTAATTATCCAGCCCGGCGCGCGCCAACGCCGCGAAAGAAGCATCGACGTGGTAGCGAAACAGCGAACGCCATATCAACGCAAAGAATGGCGCGCCGATGGTCAGAAGAAAAAATAGTAGATAAAGCGCCAGCGCCGGGTAACGCCATTGTCCCAGCGCTATTAAACGGGGCCGATATCCTTTGCCGGTGATGGTGGCGAAGTGACCGGCCTGGGCAGTGGCGCGCCGGTGCCAGACGACCAAAGCGATGCTCGCGAGCACCAGCAGCAAGCTCAGCGTCGCCGCTAGACCATACTCCGGCGGCGAGAACCTTTGCGTCGTAAAATAAATGTAGGTTGGGAAAACGTGGATGCCGGCGGGCATGCCGATGATGATCGGAATTTCCAACGACTCGAGATTGGTCATGAAGCTGTAAGTGGCGGCGGCCAGCAGCGCGGGGGTCAACACTGGCAGCGTCACCCACGCCAAAGTTGTCTTGAACGAAGCGCCGGCGGCGCTGGAGGCTTCTTCCAAGCTCGGATCCATCGCCCTGAAGGCGCCGACGGTCATCAGAAAAATCGTCGTGACGCCGCGTAAGCCTTCGAGAAAAATCATGCCCCACAGACTGTAGAGATTGAGCGGCCCTTCGCTCCATGCGAAGCCAAAAATCGAAAACGCCCGGCGCAGCCAAACATTGATCAAGCCGATCTGCGGCGACAACAGAAAAGTCCAAGAGATCGCGAACAGCAACCCCGGCACCGCCAGCGGCAGCAACATCAACGCCCAGGCGAGATGGCGCAACGGCATGTCGGTGCGCTCGGTCAGGATCGCGAAGGTCACGGCGATGACGAGGGAGAGCGCGGTGCTCGCGGCGGCGACGACGGCGGTATTGAAAAAAACCGTGAAGGTGGTCGGATTCGAATAAACGTCGATATAATGTTGCAGCGTGAAGGCGCCCGGTTCCCAGGGGGTTCCTTGGCGTAGGCTGAACAGCAGCAAATAGAGCAGCGGGACGACGATCAGGCCGACGAGAATCAGAGCCGCCAAGAGCGGCAGCGCGGCGGGCCGTTGGTTCATGCAGGTAGGTTTGAATTATTTCGCCGGTTATTTTTTCACGCCGGGCAGGGCCAAAATATCGCCGTATTCTTTGTTGTAGTCGTTCCAGCGCAGCGAACACTCGGCGTCGCAGACCGCGATGTATTTATTTTTCGCCAGCGGGAATTTGCGCGATTTGGTGTCCCACGGAAAACCGCGATAGGCGAAGCGCTCGAGCACGGTTTGGCCGCCGCTGGCGAGCCAGAGCGCGAACAGTTGCGTGGTCGCCGGCGTCGGCGTCCATTTGCTGACGTAGAGCCGCGAGCCGATTTCCAGCGGTATCGGATCGGGGAACGCAAATTTCAACGGCGCGCCTTGATCGATCTCGCGGTAGACGCTGTGATAGTTGATGCCGCAGGCGATGGGAAACTCTCCCGATGCCAGTTTCTGCACCATGACGTTTTGCCCCTGGGTCAGCACTGGGCTGTTGGCCGCCACGCGCTTCAACCAGCGCAGGAAATTGTCCCGCGTCTTGGCATCGTGCTGCAGCGACTGCAAGCGATTGCGCGTGTCGATCATCACTTTGCCTTTCCACGCCGGATCGGCGCAGACTTCCCAGCTCGACGGCTCTTTGCCCTTGGGAATTAGATTGGGATTCCAGGCGACGCCGCGGGCATTGCCGGTGGTGCCGAGAAAAAATCCGTTGGGATCGAGGGTGCGCGGATCGAGCTTGGGCCAACCTTTGGGCAGAAAAGGATTGATGTCTTTGTAGTTGACCGGCGGTTTGACGAAGACGCCTTCTTTTTCGTATTGAGTTTCGAACTCGCCGGCGACGTGCATGATATCGAACTCGGGATATTCGCCGCGCTTGATGCGCAACAAATAGTTGGCGAAGGGACCGACATCGCCCTCCCGCGTGTAGACGATCTCGCGAATGTAAGAAAAAGTCTTTTTGAACTCCGGCAAGACGTTGACGGTGTCGGCTTCCGGCCAATCGAGGGCGATCTTCAACCGGCCGTTGCGCTTGGCCAGTTCGTTCTTGGACATTTCGACGAGCCGGTCGAAGGGATTCTGGGCCCGCGCCGGCGGCGCCGAGAGCGCCAGGAACATCAACAGCAGGGCCGCAACGTTGAAGTTAAAATGACATTGTCTGATTTTGCCTTGGGCCATATTTCTTCCTGTTTTTTTGATTGTCGCGAATTTAATCTGAATCAAAAATTATTGCCAGCGGAAATTCATCCGGTCAAACTGGTTGAGCCGCGCCTCGATTTATGCCGCTCGAATATGATAGGAAATCGTCACTATGGCAACAAAAAATACCACTCGCTTACAGCAATTGTTGAAACGGCCCGAGCTTCTCGTCATGTCCGGCGGTTTTAGTCCGCTGCACGCGCGCATGTCGGAGATCACCGGCTACGAAGCGTTCTTCATGTCCGGTTCGCAAGTGGCGGCCTATGTCTACGGTTACCCCGACGTCGGCTTGCTCGGTTTGAACGAGATGGTCGAGTGCGTGCGGCGCATCACTAACGTCACCGATATTCCGGTCTTCGCCGACGCCGACACCGGTTACGGCAATGCGGTCAACATTTACTACACGGTGCAGGCTTATATTCGCGCCGGCGCGGCCGGGCTGCATATTGAAGATCAAGAAGCGCCGAAGAAATCCGGCACGCTGGCGGGCCGGCGTTTGATCTCCGTTGAAGAAGCGATCGGCAAATATAAGGCCGCGATGGCGGCGAAGAAAGATCTCGACGCCGACTTCGTGGTCTGCGCGCGCTGCGATTCCATCGGCTCTGAAAGTGGCAACTTCGAAGACGCGGTGAAGCGCGGCATCGCTTACGTCAAAGAAGCGGGTGTTGACTGTGTCTGGATGAATACGATGACCGAGCGCGAGCAGATCGCCGAAGCCTGCCGGCGCATCCCCGCGCCGGTGATCGCGCCGTACTACGGCCCGCGCCCGTCGCCGGACTTCGCCGAGTTTCAAAAACTCGGCGCCGCGGCGGTGTTGTATCCGAGTTTAACCACGGCCAACGGCCTGCAATCGACTTGGGAAGTGTTGCACGAGTTCAAGGAGCGCGGCCCGGTGGTGCTCGACGAATGGAACAAGAAAGCGCAAGGGAGCAAATACGGCATGGTGCCGCGCACCCAGGACCCGATTCTACCGTCGAAGAAGATTATTCAGCTCGAAGACGAATTCATTCCCAAAGAAATGCAGCGCGACTACGATAAGACTTTTGGGCATAATCGGCATTAGCGATCGTGCGCAGTAATTAAAGGGGCGACTGGCCGGTCGCCCTTCCGGCTTCGTTCACCGCCGCCGCGCGAAGCGAGGAAAGCAGAATGTGAAAGCCGACGGGGGTCATCTCTTCTCCTTCATTTTGGTCAGCGCTGCATAGGGCTCTACCGACAAAAGCGCCAACGCCGGTTCCGCCGCGATTCGGTTAAGCGCAAGCGGGTCATACTTGGTGAACGACATCACGACTGTGCCGCTCTTGGCGAAAATATGTCCG encodes:
- a CDS encoding ABC transporter substrate-binding protein, producing the protein MIPRRNQMIAKLWQWFHVTVIDTFDRLICRPGLCAAAMVFLTPGDGQSATADRLTIGYTSPGPQHGLLWLGDTGGLFKKNNLDLEIIYMPGNISAPSLMAGEIQFGQMTGALMSPLRLQGGDPVMLVSVQELLDDRLVVRPGINKPEDLKGKRIAISRFGAASHMRVLNILPRFGLIDKDVTFLQIGDTFARIIAMVGNSADASSFSPPDHLAPQLAGMKIILNMAELNIFYQGTGLVATQRYIAKNRDLVRRMVKSYVEAIHLVRTNPEVTKRAFVKYRKTKDEKQLEDAYQTLRETVKQKPYPNLEAFKTIFKDVSDRIPVAKTANPREFIDISFLEELDKSGYIDGLYR
- a CDS encoding iron ABC transporter permease gives rise to the protein MNQRPAALPLLAALILVGLIVVPLLYLLLFSLRQGTPWEPGAFTLQHYIDVYSNPTTFTVFFNTAVVAAASTALSLVIAVTFAILTERTDMPLRHLAWALMLLPLAVPGLLFAISWTFLLSPQIGLINVWLRRAFSIFGFAWSEGPLNLYSLWGMIFLEGLRGVTTIFLMTVGAFRAMDPSLEEASSAAGASFKTTLAWVTLPVLTPALLAAATYSFMTNLESLEIPIIIGMPAGIHVFPTYIYFTTQRFSPPEYGLAATLSLLLVLASIALVVWHRRATAQAGHFATITGKGYRPRLIALGQWRYPALALYLLFFLLTIGAPFFALIWRSLFRYHVDASFAALARAGLDNYRAVLGSRDLGTVTLNTIGLSFGAATLTMLLALAASWVIVRNRGKCVAIFDAVLFLPHALPGVVIGIAFIFLFVQPPLGYLNLHGTLSLMIMALTVSYIPFGSRTMNGALVQLHPELEEAAQVAGSSWLTILRRIILPLLLPSFVSGWIWIASHALRAFSLPLMLASRDSNVISLLMWRMWDDGSAGQSAALGVLLIAALALLTAVGRWSVTRLNRQ
- a CDS encoding extracellular solute-binding protein, whose product is MAQGKIRQCHFNFNVAALLLMFLALSAPPARAQNPFDRLVEMSKNELAKRNGRLKIALDWPEADTVNVLPEFKKTFSYIREIVYTREGDVGPFANYLLRIKRGEYPEFDIMHVAGEFETQYEKEGVFVKPPVNYKDINPFLPKGWPKLDPRTLDPNGFFLGTTGNARGVAWNPNLIPKGKEPSSWEVCADPAWKGKVMIDTRNRLQSLQHDAKTRDNFLRWLKRVAANSPVLTQGQNVMVQKLASGEFPIACGINYHSVYREIDQGAPLKFAFPDPIPLEIGSRLYVSKWTPTPATTQLFALWLASGGQTVLERFAYRGFPWDTKSRKFPLAKNKYIAVCDAECSLRWNDYNKEYGDILALPGVKK
- a CDS encoding isocitrate lyase/PEP mutase family protein, whose amino-acid sequence is MATKNTTRLQQLLKRPELLVMSGGFSPLHARMSEITGYEAFFMSGSQVAAYVYGYPDVGLLGLNEMVECVRRITNVTDIPVFADADTGYGNAVNIYYTVQAYIRAGAAGLHIEDQEAPKKSGTLAGRRLISVEEAIGKYKAAMAAKKDLDADFVVCARCDSIGSESGNFEDAVKRGIAYVKEAGVDCVWMNTMTEREQIAEACRRIPAPVIAPYYGPRPSPDFAEFQKLGAAAVLYPSLTTANGLQSTWEVLHEFKERGPVVLDEWNKKAQGSKYGMVPRTQDPILPSKKIIQLEDEFIPKEMQRDYDKTFGHNRH